From one Culex quinquefasciatus strain JHB chromosome 3, VPISU_Cqui_1.0_pri_paternal, whole genome shotgun sequence genomic stretch:
- the LOC6047425 gene encoding tRNA-dihydrouridine(20a/20b) synthase [NAD(P)+]-like isoform X1: MAELKPKTSIAGLFEDARTKKTYLKICAPMVRYSKLEFRNLVRTFDTDLTFSSMIMADSFCHSEKARLNEFTTNKDDTPMIVQFAANNTIDFLSAAEMVYPYSDGVDLNCGCPQRWAMQDGYGSALLKTPELIADMLATVRRNLPCSFSVSVKVRLLQKSLAATVDMCRQLEACGITFLTVHGRTAADKINVPVNKDALKEIKASLSIPMVANGDIFSLQDADEMHRITGCDGVMSARGILSNPGLYAGHRQTPRECIQRWLDITAQADTDITYQAMHHHLSFMAESMLSKTQRVTFNGLSKDKRLVVDFLREHFQLEPRPCDHPPKLACTFDDTAFRKRAQADGRNTVGDGKGENGYVSENTDGAFFKSMVDDLAKEDGEDGGVDDVGVMGGLFGDVEI, translated from the exons ATGGCTGAG CTTAAACCAAAAACCAGCATTGCTGGCCTCTTCGAAGACGCTAGGACGAAAAAAACCTACCTTAAGATATGCGCGCCAATGGTGAGATACAGCAA ATTAGAATTCCGAAATCTGGTTCGTACCTTCGACACCGATCTCACCTTTAGCAGCATGATTATGGCCGATTCTTTCTGCCACAGTGAGAAGGCTCGACTAAACGAGTTTACCACTAATAAAG ACGACACTCCGATGATAGTGCAATTTGCCGCTAATAATACAATAGATTTCCTGTCCGCCGCCGAAATGGTCTATCC TTACTCCGACGGTGTGGACCTCAACTGCGGCTGCCCACAGCGTTGGGCAATGCAGGACGGATATGGCAGCGCACTGCTCAAGACTCCGGAGCTGATAGCGGACATGCTGGCGACGGTGCGGCGGAATCTGCCCTGCTCGTTCAGCGTTTCCGTGAAGGTGCGACTGCTGCAGAAGTCACTCGCTGCCACGGTGGACATGTGCCGCCAACTGGAGGCCTGTGGGATAACGTTCCTGACGGTGCACGGACGGACCGCGGCGGACAAGATAAACGTGCCGGTGAATAAGGATGCGCTGAAAGAGATTAAGGCCAGTTTGAGCATTCCGATGGTGGCGAATGGGGACATTTTTAGCTTACAGGATGCTGATGAGATGCACAGGATAACTGGATGTGACG GTGTCATGTCCGCTCGCGGGATACTGTCCAATCCGGGCCTATACGCCGGCCACCGGCAAACCCCCCGTGAGTGCATCCAACGCTGGCTGGACATAACGGCCCAAGCGGACACGGACATTACATACCAGGCGATGCACCACCATCTGAGCTTTATGGCGGAATCGATGTTGAGCAAGACGCAACGGGTCACGTTCAACGGGCTGAGCAAGGACAAGCGGTTGGTGGTGGACTTTCTGAGGGAGCACTTTCAGCTGGAACCGCGCCCCTGTGATCATCCGCCGAAGTTGGCGTGTACGTTTGACGACACGGCGTTCCGGAAGCGGGCGCAGGCCGACGGAAGGAACACCGTTGGCGATGGGAAGGGTGAGAATGGGTACGTCAGCGAGAACACAGATGGCGCGTTCTTCAAGAGTATGGTGGATGACTTGGCTAAGGAGGATGGGGAGGATGGCGGTGTGGATGATGTTGGTGTAAtgggtgggttgtttggggaTGTGGAAATATAA
- the LOC6047425 gene encoding tRNA-dihydrouridine(20a/20b) synthase [NAD(P)+]-like isoform X2, with protein MIMADSFCHSEKARLNEFTTNKDDTPMIVQFAANNTIDFLSAAEMVYPYSDGVDLNCGCPQRWAMQDGYGSALLKTPELIADMLATVRRNLPCSFSVSVKVRLLQKSLAATVDMCRQLEACGITFLTVHGRTAADKINVPVNKDALKEIKASLSIPMVANGDIFSLQDADEMHRITGCDGVMSARGILSNPGLYAGHRQTPRECIQRWLDITAQADTDITYQAMHHHLSFMAESMLSKTQRVTFNGLSKDKRLVVDFLREHFQLEPRPCDHPPKLACTFDDTAFRKRAQADGRNTVGDGKGENGYVSENTDGAFFKSMVDDLAKEDGEDGGVDDVGVMGGLFGDVEI; from the exons ATGATTATGGCCGATTCTTTCTGCCACAGTGAGAAGGCTCGACTAAACGAGTTTACCACTAATAAAG ACGACACTCCGATGATAGTGCAATTTGCCGCTAATAATACAATAGATTTCCTGTCCGCCGCCGAAATGGTCTATCC TTACTCCGACGGTGTGGACCTCAACTGCGGCTGCCCACAGCGTTGGGCAATGCAGGACGGATATGGCAGCGCACTGCTCAAGACTCCGGAGCTGATAGCGGACATGCTGGCGACGGTGCGGCGGAATCTGCCCTGCTCGTTCAGCGTTTCCGTGAAGGTGCGACTGCTGCAGAAGTCACTCGCTGCCACGGTGGACATGTGCCGCCAACTGGAGGCCTGTGGGATAACGTTCCTGACGGTGCACGGACGGACCGCGGCGGACAAGATAAACGTGCCGGTGAATAAGGATGCGCTGAAAGAGATTAAGGCCAGTTTGAGCATTCCGATGGTGGCGAATGGGGACATTTTTAGCTTACAGGATGCTGATGAGATGCACAGGATAACTGGATGTGACG GTGTCATGTCCGCTCGCGGGATACTGTCCAATCCGGGCCTATACGCCGGCCACCGGCAAACCCCCCGTGAGTGCATCCAACGCTGGCTGGACATAACGGCCCAAGCGGACACGGACATTACATACCAGGCGATGCACCACCATCTGAGCTTTATGGCGGAATCGATGTTGAGCAAGACGCAACGGGTCACGTTCAACGGGCTGAGCAAGGACAAGCGGTTGGTGGTGGACTTTCTGAGGGAGCACTTTCAGCTGGAACCGCGCCCCTGTGATCATCCGCCGAAGTTGGCGTGTACGTTTGACGACACGGCGTTCCGGAAGCGGGCGCAGGCCGACGGAAGGAACACCGTTGGCGATGGGAAGGGTGAGAATGGGTACGTCAGCGAGAACACAGATGGCGCGTTCTTCAAGAGTATGGTGGATGACTTGGCTAAGGAGGATGGGGAGGATGGCGGTGTGGATGATGTTGGTGTAAtgggtgggttgtttggggaTGTGGAAATATAA
- the LOC119770494 gene encoding uncharacterized protein LOC119770494: MEQLGAHSGSSNSSDPPEDMIQQRIVDIRKQLDDTYNIFVSAKEALSSISFEHLNEKMNETEMTSPEPEDVLVVDSNSKVDIVKSLEKLGTVTTKPNAKYEDIPELNRFFRVMSDLKEGIKKINMHQESISELNADIEYMESANKQALDEQLSKISLEEHQ, from the coding sequence ATGGAGCAGTTGGGAGCACATTCTGGATCGTCCAACTCGTCGGATCCACCGGAGGATATGATCCAGCAACGGATCGTGGACATCCGGAAGCAGCTGGACGATACGTACAACATATTTGTGAGTGCCAAAGAAGCGTTGTCGAGCATATCGTTTGAACATCTCAACGAGAAGATGAACGAGACTGAGATGACTTCGCCGGAACCGGAAGACGTGCTGGTCGTAGATTCCAACAGCAAAGTTGACATCGTCAAGTCGTTGGAGAAGTTGGGCACGGTTACTACGAAGCCAAACGCAAAATATGAAGATATTCCCGAGTTGAATCGATTCTTTCGTGTCATGTCCGACTTGAAGGAAGGCATAAAGAAGATCAACATGCACCAGGAATCGATTTCGGAGCTGAACGCCGACATCGAGTACATGGAAAGTGCCAACAAGCAGGCTCTCGACGAACAATTGTCCAAAATCTCCCTAGAAGAGCATCAATAA